From Deltaproteobacteria bacterium, one genomic window encodes:
- a CDS encoding S1 RNA-binding domain-containing protein: MEPDEEKTETPGEPEEENFGEMFDRSFVAPTRYEPGRKVSARVVKVTPEWVFLDLGRKGEGVLAAKELMDEAGIVAVKEGDPLEAYFVSADGSEMLFTTRVSGGAAGSAQLEDASSSGIPVDGVVVKEIKGGYEVRLAGGARAFCPHSQMDLPRSGGQEEHVGKRAAFRITKYGEKGRNIVVSRRALLEEEEERKAREAMATLTEGMVMKGTVTSVREFGAFVSIGPIEGLLPISEIGYDRVEDIQSLLTVGQEVEVAITRLDWANRRFSFSLKKTLADPWETAVDRFPAGSCHVGKVARLAAFGAFVSLGGGVDGLLHISKLGGGKRIRNAGEVLRAGQEIEVKVDSVDPVKRRVALSLPATES, translated from the coding sequence GTGGAGCCGGACGAGGAGAAGACGGAAACGCCGGGGGAACCGGAAGAGGAAAATTTCGGGGAGATGTTCGACAGGAGCTTCGTCGCCCCGACGCGGTACGAGCCCGGGCGGAAGGTATCCGCCCGGGTCGTCAAGGTGACCCCGGAGTGGGTCTTCCTCGACCTGGGCCGGAAAGGCGAGGGTGTCCTTGCGGCGAAGGAACTGATGGACGAGGCGGGGATCGTCGCGGTCAAGGAGGGGGACCCCCTTGAGGCGTACTTCGTCTCCGCGGACGGCAGCGAGATGCTCTTCACCACCCGCGTCTCCGGTGGTGCGGCCGGGTCGGCGCAGCTCGAGGATGCCTCGAGCTCGGGGATCCCCGTGGACGGGGTCGTGGTGAAGGAGATCAAGGGGGGATACGAAGTTCGCCTCGCGGGCGGTGCGAGGGCGTTCTGCCCCCACTCGCAGATGGACCTTCCGCGGTCCGGGGGTCAGGAGGAACACGTCGGGAAGCGCGCCGCGTTCCGGATCACGAAGTACGGGGAAAAGGGCCGCAACATCGTCGTCTCGCGCCGGGCCTTGCTGGAAGAGGAGGAGGAACGGAAAGCGCGGGAGGCGATGGCGACGCTCACGGAGGGGATGGTGATGAAGGGGACCGTCACCTCCGTCCGGGAGTTCGGCGCCTTCGTCTCGATCGGCCCGATCGAGGGGCTGCTCCCCATCTCGGAGATCGGGTATGACAGGGTGGAGGATATCCAGAGCCTTCTCACCGTGGGACAGGAGGTCGAGGTCGCGATCACGCGCCTCGACTGGGCGAACAGGCGCTTCTCCTTCAGCCTCAAGAAGACCCTCGCGGACCCGTGGGAAACCGCCGTCGACCGTTTCCCCGCGGGGTCCTGCCACGTCGGCAAGGTCGCCCGCCTGGCCGCCTTCGGGGCCTTTGTCTCCCTCGGCGGGGGCGTCGACGGCCTGCTCCACATATCGAAACTCGGCGGTGGAAAGCGGATCCGGAACGCGGGCGAGGTTCTCCGCGCGGGGCAGGAGATCGAAGTGAAGGTCGACTCGGTCGACCCCGTGAAGCGTCGCGTCGCCCTCTCCCTTCCGGCGACGGAGAGC
- a CDS encoding YtxH domain-containing protein → MDERNDGVMMGAMLVLVGAILGAGAALLFAPQSGRKTRRDISRYARKTSKMVEGVAGEVVGSVAGMADAVEEKAEELLDKGKDLSKESLEVVLAALNEGQERLGRQRDRLAKLFG, encoded by the coding sequence ATGGACGAGAGGAACGATGGCGTGATGATGGGAGCGATGCTGGTGCTGGTGGGTGCGATTCTCGGGGCCGGCGCAGCCTTGCTGTTCGCGCCGCAATCGGGACGTAAAACGCGCAGGGACATCTCCCGGTATGCCCGGAAGACGAGCAAGATGGTGGAAGGCGTGGCGGGGGAGGTCGTCGGGAGCGTGGCCGGGATGGCCGATGCCGTGGAGGAAAAGGCGGAGGAACTCCTCGATAAGGGGAAGGATCTCTCCAAGGAGTCCCTGGAGGTGGTGCTCGCCGCCCTGAACGAGGGACAGGAGCGGCTGGGGCGGCAACGGGACCGGCTGGCGAAATTGTTCGGGTAA
- a CDS encoding NADPH:quinone reductase yields the protein MKAIRVRAFGPPEVMRLEEVPDPAPGPGQVLVRIRAAGVNPVEAYIRSGAYARRPALPYTPGNDAAGIVEAVGDGVRGVAAGDRVYTSETVTGAYAELALCDAAQVHPLPASVSYAQGAAVGVPCATAWRALFQRARAVPGETILVHGASGGVGSAAVQIARAAGLRVFGTAGTTEGIALVLREGAHAVFDHRSAGYMEEAVAATGGRGFDVILEMLANVNLARDLKALVMGGRVVVIGSRGAVEIDPRDMMGRDASIVGMSLFNTPDAEMTAIHAALGAGLANGTLRPVIGRELPLSAAPESHVAVMSPGARGKIVLLP from the coding sequence ATGAAAGCGATCCGCGTCCGTGCGTTCGGTCCGCCCGAAGTGATGCGCCTGGAGGAGGTTCCGGATCCCGCTCCGGGACCGGGGCAGGTCCTGGTCCGCATCCGCGCCGCAGGGGTGAACCCGGTGGAGGCGTACATCCGCTCCGGGGCGTACGCCCGCCGCCCGGCGCTCCCCTACACCCCTGGAAACGACGCCGCCGGGATCGTCGAGGCGGTGGGGGACGGAGTCCGGGGGGTAGCCGCAGGTGACCGCGTGTACACCTCGGAGACGGTGACCGGCGCCTACGCGGAGCTTGCGCTTTGCGACGCGGCGCAGGTCCACCCACTCCCCGCCAGCGTCTCGTACGCGCAGGGGGCCGCGGTCGGCGTGCCGTGCGCCACCGCCTGGCGCGCCCTCTTCCAGCGGGCGCGGGCGGTTCCCGGCGAAACAATCCTGGTCCACGGCGCGAGCGGCGGCGTGGGATCGGCGGCGGTGCAGATCGCAAGGGCCGCCGGACTGCGCGTTTTCGGCACGGCGGGGACCACGGAAGGGATCGCCCTGGTCTTGCGCGAGGGGGCGCACGCCGTCTTCGACCACCGTTCGGCGGGGTACATGGAAGAGGCGGTAGCGGCGACGGGTGGACGGGGGTTTGACGTCATCCTCGAGATGCTCGCCAACGTGAACCTGGCGCGGGATCTCAAGGCCCTCGTGATGGGCGGGAGGGTCGTCGTGATCGGCAGCCGGGGCGCGGTCGAGATCGACCCCCGGGACATGATGGGGCGCGACGCCTCGATCGTCGGGATGTCCCTCTTCAACACCCCCGATGCGGAGATGACGGCGATCCACGCGGCGCTGGGTGCGGGGCTCGCGAACGGCACATTGCGCCCCGTCATCGGCCGGGAGCTGCCGCTTTCCGCGGCGCCGGAGAGCCACGTGGCCGTGATGTCCCCCGGCGCCAGGGGAAAGATCGTCCTCCTTCCTTAA
- a CDS encoding NUDIX hydrolase, producing METRNRSMLFSGLVVNIEQFDVRIGEKGWHTYQIVRHPGGVGVLPLHDDGTVTLIRQLRPAVGGTLLEIPAGRLQPGEDPAACGGREMAEETGLSARELVPLGYFYPSPGVMDEVIHLFLGTGLSQGKAEPEHYEEIATVRLPIGEALRLAASGEIRDGKTIATLLRAGNIVR from the coding sequence ATGGAGACGAGAAACCGGTCGATGCTCTTTTCCGGGCTGGTCGTGAACATCGAGCAGTTCGATGTCCGGATCGGGGAGAAGGGGTGGCACACCTACCAGATCGTGCGGCACCCGGGCGGCGTCGGCGTCCTCCCGCTGCACGACGACGGGACGGTCACGCTGATCCGGCAGCTGCGGCCCGCGGTCGGCGGCACGCTCCTCGAGATCCCGGCGGGCAGGCTTCAACCGGGCGAGGATCCGGCGGCGTGCGGCGGCAGGGAGATGGCAGAGGAGACCGGGCTCTCCGCCCGCGAACTGGTTCCCCTCGGCTATTTCTACCCTTCCCCCGGTGTCATGGACGAGGTGATCCACCTGTTCCTCGGCACCGGGCTGTCGCAAGGGAAAGCGGAGCCCGAGCATTACGAAGAGATCGCGACGGTTCGGCTGCCGATCGGGGAAGCGCTTCGCCTCGCGGCATCGGGGGAGATCCGGGACGGGAAGACGATCGCGACACTGCTGCGGGCCGGAAACATCGTCCGATAG